A DNA window from Enterobacter asburiae contains the following coding sequences:
- a CDS encoding LysR family transcriptional regulator produces MHSVLRRLDLNLLPVFDAIYRHRSVRLAAEELAMSTSALSHALSRLRITLNDPLFFREGHRMSPSVYASQLAPSIASALSFLNHELTPQPEFDPASSTESLQIGITDFTALCIFPALMHKLQLAAPGLRFELRYLPHSPALTELLAGEVDLALGFSTQDDIRHPELEEIDWFEDEYVVIGNARRTRLTLEDYLAARHLVVTPWNEKQGVLDVRLEQLGYTRQIAIKTPSMLSAPFIVAESDLLMAIPRFAAEKLAAAADLRIFPLPFSIRTFEVKIYSHKRSGQRGATRWLKEELQTLAQALHSGLSGSQERMSPG; encoded by the coding sequence ATGCATTCGGTACTGAGGCGTCTTGATTTAAACCTGCTGCCCGTTTTCGACGCGATTTACCGCCACCGTTCCGTTCGGCTGGCCGCTGAGGAGCTGGCGATGAGCACATCGGCACTGAGCCATGCGCTGTCGCGTTTGCGCATCACCCTTAATGACCCGCTCTTTTTTCGGGAAGGGCATCGCATGTCCCCCAGCGTGTATGCCTCTCAGCTTGCGCCTTCCATTGCTTCCGCATTGTCGTTCCTCAATCATGAGCTGACCCCGCAGCCGGAGTTTGACCCGGCCAGCAGTACCGAAAGCTTACAAATTGGGATTACGGACTTTACCGCGCTGTGCATTTTCCCGGCGCTGATGCACAAACTGCAGCTTGCTGCCCCGGGTTTGCGTTTCGAATTGCGCTATCTGCCGCACAGCCCGGCGCTGACGGAACTGCTGGCGGGCGAAGTGGATCTCGCGCTGGGGTTCAGCACTCAGGATGATATCCGGCACCCGGAACTGGAAGAGATCGACTGGTTTGAAGATGAGTATGTGGTCATCGGCAACGCGCGCCGGACGCGTCTCACTCTGGAGGATTATCTCGCGGCCCGACATCTGGTGGTGACGCCATGGAATGAGAAGCAGGGCGTTCTGGACGTGCGGCTGGAACAACTGGGCTATACCCGACAAATTGCGATCAAAACGCCGTCGATGCTCAGCGCGCCGTTTATCGTTGCGGAAAGCGACCTGCTGATGGCGATCCCCCGTTTTGCCGCTGAGAAGCTGGCTGCGGCAGCGGACCTGAGGATTTTTCCTTTACCGTTTTCGATACGCACGTTTGAAGTGAAAATTTACTCGCATAAACGCAGCGGCCAGCGGGGGGCGACCCGCTGGCTTAAGGAGGAGCTGCAAACGCTGGCGCAGGCGCTTCATTCCGGGCTGTCCGGCTCCCAGGAAAGGATGTCGCCGGGTTGA
- a CDS encoding EAL domain-containing protein, translating to MTHTISLRNEACDEHKFVISACGFTFQGYHLILNQYGIQASHIHFDGDEVSQQDLENILINQSAHIVVFLGKGIVSLLESLKRLASVLNALPVIRRVTLYGDLPDSWLYRTLGTLLNNSYQLSLIRLARVSDVITCIHTHHHVFKDRSYVLRDRYKDNSSQETVKWLTKREIDVLLNFYRGMSVKEMCDEMGLSNKTVYTHRKEGVLKLRLIKRWLNDSHNFSAERRIKRRSQNTDFTDKESEIFNALYKKEIFPAYQIITDRDKKGVGFEILIRWNKNGKIVKPASFLTDISNHEIWLKITALVIHAAVSGINKYNGKYYFSVNIPPRLASGNALPDMAKKAIDMLLKPQWAEKLVFEFAEDIDVTKDKRIPETMRHLRNTGCRLFLDDCFSNHQTMFPVRQVHFDGLKLDRDIVEHFVANDNDYNLIKAIQIYSDMTGTDCIAEGVDSEEKFEKLVALGVKNFQGYYLSRAVKEEELDRMVRMFS from the coding sequence ATGACCCACACAATTTCTCTCAGAAATGAGGCGTGCGATGAACATAAATTTGTCATCTCCGCCTGCGGTTTTACGTTCCAGGGATATCATCTGATCCTTAACCAGTACGGAATACAGGCTTCGCATATTCACTTTGACGGGGATGAGGTATCCCAACAGGATTTAGAAAATATCCTTATAAATCAGAGTGCTCATATTGTGGTGTTTCTCGGAAAAGGTATCGTCAGCCTCCTGGAGAGCCTGAAGAGACTGGCGTCCGTACTCAATGCACTTCCCGTTATTCGACGCGTCACCCTGTATGGCGACCTGCCGGATAGCTGGCTATATCGCACCCTGGGCACTCTTTTAAATAATAGTTATCAATTATCGTTGATTCGACTGGCCCGCGTTTCAGATGTCATAACCTGTATTCATACACACCATCATGTTTTTAAAGATCGTTCGTACGTATTACGCGATCGCTACAAGGATAATTCTTCGCAAGAAACCGTAAAGTGGCTAACAAAAAGAGAAATTGACGTTTTATTAAATTTCTACCGCGGCATGTCCGTAAAAGAAATGTGCGACGAAATGGGGCTTTCTAATAAAACGGTTTATACCCACCGTAAGGAAGGCGTGCTGAAATTACGCTTAATTAAGCGGTGGCTAAACGATTCGCACAATTTCAGCGCGGAAAGACGTATCAAGCGGCGGAGCCAAAATACGGATTTTACGGATAAAGAATCAGAAATTTTTAATGCATTATATAAAAAAGAGATCTTCCCTGCTTATCAGATCATTACCGATCGTGACAAAAAGGGCGTAGGCTTTGAGATACTGATCCGCTGGAATAAAAACGGTAAAATTGTCAAGCCGGCCAGTTTTCTCACGGATATTTCAAATCATGAGATATGGTTGAAAATAACGGCGTTAGTCATCCATGCCGCCGTGTCAGGGATTAATAAGTATAATGGAAAATACTATTTTTCTGTAAATATTCCGCCTCGTCTGGCTTCCGGAAATGCATTGCCTGATATGGCAAAGAAAGCTATCGACATGCTGCTCAAGCCGCAGTGGGCCGAAAAGCTGGTCTTTGAATTTGCTGAAGATATTGACGTGACGAAGGACAAAAGGATCCCTGAAACCATGCGGCATTTGCGTAATACGGGGTGTCGATTATTTCTGGATGACTGCTTCTCTAACCATCAAACCATGTTCCCGGTGCGGCAGGTGCATTTTGATGGACTCAAGCTGGATCGCGACATCGTTGAGCATTTTGTGGCAAACGACAATGACTATAACCTGATTAAAGCGATACAGATTTATAGCGACATGACCGGAACGGACTGTATTGCCGAGGGGGTTGATAGTGAAGAAAAGTTTGAAAAATTAGTCGCGCTGGGCGTCAAAAATTTTCAGGGGTATTATTTATCGCGCGCAGTGAAAGAGGAAGAGTTAGACCGCATGGTCAGAATGTTTAGCTAA
- a CDS encoding HlyD family type I secretion periplasmic adaptor subunit: MNDFSRFNSRLKEPRLPRSSLVAWSLFALLAVFIAWASLFHLDEVTTGSGKVIPSSHEQVIQSLEGGIIHSLMVREGDIVERGQQLAQLDRTKTESSVLESESRLNAALATAARLKAEVNDTELAFPEELDDDVELVKQETALYQSRRESLEKGLAGLRQGAELVQRELSLTRPLVTQGAASKVEVLRLERQKNELENKITEMKNQYYVRAREELAKANAEIEAQRSVMKGREDSLTRLTFNAPVRGIVKDIDVTTVGGVIPPNGKLMSLVPLDDQMVVEAKISPRDVAFIHPGQKALVKITAYDYSIYGGLEGEVTMISPDTLQDEVKRDVYYYRVYIRTDSNHLTNKQGQEFPVFPGMIATVDIKTGSKTILDYLLKPLNKAKEALRER; encoded by the coding sequence ATGAATGATTTCTCTCGTTTCAATAGCCGACTGAAGGAGCCACGCCTGCCGCGCTCGTCGCTGGTGGCATGGTCCCTGTTCGCCCTGCTGGCGGTGTTTATCGCCTGGGCAAGCCTGTTCCATCTGGATGAAGTGACGACCGGCAGCGGCAAGGTCATACCGTCTTCGCATGAGCAGGTCATCCAGTCCCTGGAAGGCGGCATCATTCACAGCCTGATGGTGCGCGAAGGCGACATCGTGGAACGCGGGCAGCAGCTCGCGCAGCTTGACCGGACAAAAACCGAGTCGAGCGTGCTGGAGAGCGAGTCTCGCCTGAATGCGGCGCTGGCAACCGCTGCGCGCCTGAAGGCCGAAGTGAACGACACGGAGCTCGCGTTTCCGGAGGAGCTGGATGACGACGTTGAGCTGGTCAAACAGGAAACGGCGCTCTATCAGTCCCGTCGTGAAAGCCTCGAAAAAGGGCTGGCCGGGTTGCGTCAGGGCGCCGAGCTGGTGCAGCGCGAGCTGTCGTTAACCCGTCCTCTGGTGACCCAGGGGGCGGCCAGCAAGGTTGAGGTGTTACGTCTTGAGCGTCAAAAAAATGAGCTTGAGAACAAAATCACCGAGATGAAAAACCAGTATTACGTTCGCGCCCGTGAAGAGCTGGCGAAAGCCAATGCGGAGATTGAGGCCCAGCGTTCGGTGATGAAAGGGCGTGAGGACTCCCTGACCCGGCTGACCTTCAATGCCCCGGTTCGCGGGATCGTGAAGGATATTGACGTCACGACCGTGGGAGGCGTTATTCCGCCGAACGGCAAGCTGATGAGCCTTGTCCCGCTTGACGATCAGATGGTGGTCGAAGCGAAAATCTCGCCGCGCGATGTGGCGTTTATCCATCCCGGCCAGAAAGCGCTGGTGAAAATTACGGCCTATGACTACTCCATTTACGGCGGGCTGGAAGGGGAAGTGACGATGATTTCGCCGGACACCCTGCAGGATGAGGTGAAAAGGGATGTCTACTACTATCGCGTCTATATCCGTACCGACAGTAACCATCTGACCAATAAGCAGGGTCAGGAATTTCCGGTCTTTCCGGGCATGATTGCCACCGTTGATATTAAAACCGGCAGCAAAACCATTCTGGATTATCTGTTGAAACCGCTGAACAAGGCAAAAGAGGCGCTGCGGGAACGATAG
- a CDS encoding helix-turn-helix domain-containing protein, translating to MSSIIYRPVATAFLRTTRLIIELRYRTFLPGRISFYRLDFTPYSFCEALQCQPGDILSWEPDSPE from the coding sequence ATGTCATCAATCATTTATCGTCCTGTTGCGACGGCTTTCCTGCGAACTACGCGTTTAATCATAGAGTTACGATATCGTACTTTCCTTCCCGGTCGCATCTCTTTTTATCGTTTGGACTTTACGCCCTACTCATTTTGCGAGGCGCTGCAGTGTCAACCCGGCGACATCCTTTCCTGGGAGCCGGACAGCCCGGAATGA
- a CDS encoding DUF883 family protein, producing MSDFGTDKNTQFAEDKAKNKFDELAGSAQQQFGEFVDSPKHQVKGAARKYAAQASDAVSDVTEAVRNNPLTGLVAAGAVGIVLGLLLGRK from the coding sequence ATGTCTGATTTCGGTACTGATAAAAACACCCAGTTTGCTGAAGATAAAGCAAAAAATAAATTTGACGAGCTTGCAGGTTCCGCGCAGCAGCAGTTTGGTGAATTCGTTGATTCACCAAAGCATCAGGTAAAAGGTGCGGCCAGAAAATATGCCGCGCAGGCCAGCGATGCCGTTTCCGACGTCACTGAAGCTGTCAGAAATAATCCCCTCACCGGCCTCGTCGCAGCGGGTGCGGTCGGTATTGTTCTCGGCCTGCTGCTCGGTCGAAAATAA
- a CDS encoding LysR family transcriptional regulator — translation MIDDIRYLIVFAKIAEAGSISGGAEALGLTTATASAHLSKLEKNLGCALLYRNTRKLSLTHDGANLLETAKSMLALYEQGVIEFKQRSISTANKLTISLPAVFLKSAFTRHLADFIKRHPGILLNISYSDTRRDIIADGIDVAFRIGELPDSSLKARHLFVLPRQVVASRELLSYYPTITHPDELAKLPWIGLNMRQNNREFRHKNGDVAVVTYTPTVYVDNVEAAYALARQQIGLAAPPRYLSEEDVKRGEMQEILPDWSLEPLKVYAVWPSNMSTSSIAYNLINDIYNAIEYHTL, via the coding sequence ATGATTGATGACATTCGTTATCTGATAGTGTTTGCAAAGATTGCTGAGGCAGGATCCATTTCAGGTGGGGCAGAAGCGTTAGGGCTCACAACCGCAACGGCAAGCGCGCATTTATCAAAGCTGGAAAAAAATCTTGGCTGCGCGTTGCTGTACAGAAACACCCGCAAACTCTCTCTGACTCACGATGGCGCCAATTTGCTGGAAACGGCCAAATCGATGCTGGCGCTTTATGAGCAGGGGGTCATTGAATTTAAGCAGCGTTCGATATCAACGGCGAATAAGCTGACTATTTCTCTTCCTGCCGTTTTTCTGAAGAGTGCGTTTACCCGCCATCTGGCCGATTTTATAAAACGTCATCCGGGCATTTTACTGAATATCTCTTACAGCGATACGCGCAGAGATATTATTGCCGACGGTATTGATGTGGCATTTCGAATCGGCGAGCTTCCGGACAGCTCTCTTAAAGCGCGCCATCTTTTTGTGCTGCCACGTCAGGTAGTTGCGTCCCGGGAATTGCTCAGCTATTACCCGACGATTACGCATCCTGATGAACTGGCGAAACTGCCATGGATTGGACTCAATATGAGGCAGAATAACCGGGAATTCCGGCATAAAAATGGGGACGTGGCTGTCGTGACGTATACGCCCACGGTGTATGTAGATAATGTCGAAGCCGCTTATGCTCTTGCCAGACAACAAATTGGTCTTGCAGCACCTCCTCGCTATTTAAGCGAAGAGGATGTTAAGCGCGGAGAAATGCAGGAAATACTTCCTGACTGGTCATTGGAACCGCTGAAAGTCTATGCCGTATGGCCTTCTAATATGTCGACCAGCAGTATTGCCTACAACCTGATTAATGATATTTATAACGCAATTGAGTATCACACGTTATAA
- a CDS encoding epoxyqueuosine reductase QueH: MTTAPFIRPQLSLPDGADRLLLHSCCAPCSGEVMEAIQASGIDYTIFFYNPNIHPQKEYLIRKEENIRFAEKHGVPFVDADYDTDNWFERAKGMEWEPERGVRCTMCFDMRFERTALYAAENGFRVISSSLGISRWKNMQQINDCGQRAAERYPGMVYWDYNWRKQGGSSRMIEISKREQFYQQEYCGCVYSLRDSNLHRKSQGRPLIRIGKLYYGQDDNEK, encoded by the coding sequence ATGACGACAGCCCCTTTTATCCGCCCACAACTTTCCCTGCCAGACGGTGCCGACAGGCTGCTGTTGCACTCCTGCTGCGCCCCCTGCTCGGGTGAAGTGATGGAGGCTATCCAGGCTTCGGGGATTGACTACACGATTTTCTTCTACAACCCCAATATCCATCCACAAAAGGAATACCTCATTCGGAAGGAGGAGAATATTCGCTTTGCGGAAAAACACGGCGTGCCGTTTGTTGATGCCGATTACGATACAGATAACTGGTTTGAGCGCGCGAAAGGCATGGAATGGGAACCCGAGCGCGGCGTCCGCTGCACCATGTGCTTCGATATGCGTTTCGAGCGTACGGCGCTCTATGCGGCAGAAAATGGATTCCGCGTCATCAGCAGCTCGCTGGGGATCTCCCGCTGGAAAAACATGCAGCAGATAAATGACTGCGGCCAGCGTGCTGCCGAGCGCTATCCGGGTATGGTTTACTGGGACTATAACTGGCGTAAACAGGGCGGCTCCTCTCGCATGATTGAGATCAGCAAGCGGGAGCAGTTTTACCAGCAGGAATACTGCGGGTGCGTTTATTCGCTCAGGGACAGTAACCTGCATCGTAAGTCTCAGGGCCGCCCGCTGATTCGCATCGGGAAACTGTATTACGGTCAGGATGACAATGAGAAATAA
- a CDS encoding type I secretion system permease/ATPase — protein sequence MKTHPQYEPWLQGMLIIAKHYRLDFSAEHVRVTINHESQSPRQLVLEEMARQLGLGMRMVAAEAVSLDPWRLPLLAEFTGGQIAVINRMDSEGNVSLQFSGDAGLETTLTRDELGARLKGLMVLRPLESTPDARVDDYIKPYEKNWFWQLALKDWRRYSDIMLVALVANVLALSGMVFSMQVYDRVVPSQSEATLWVLFGGVMIAIVFEFIMRMLRVHISDVVGKRADLRISERVFAHALRIKNGARSKSTGSFIAQIRELESVRELITSTTIAAISDLPFFLLFVFILWMIGGPLVLVVLLAVPLLLIPGLLVQRPLGKLSSEGMRESAIRNATLVEAVQGIEDIKLMRAEQRFQNQWNNTNDVAASVGMKQRWLTGLLLTWTQEVQSIVYAVVLLVGCYLVISGDMTTGALVGTSILASRTIAPLSQISGVLSRWQSAKVARKGLDDLMQRPIDDPQHGKKVHKAHLRGDYALEDVGFYYDEEEKLTVLNISKLQIRAGERVAVLGRNGSGKSTLLQLLAGMQEPQQGSILLDDIALNHLDPADLRRDMQLLSQQARLFFGSVRDNILMGNPLATDDEIHQALVNSGALEFVRKQKMGLNYIINEGGAGLSGGQRQALLLARALITSPNILLLDEPTAWLDEMSEKQFIQHLHKWLGKRRTLVVATHRLPILDLVDRIIVLENGKVVMDGPRDAILHQHGMAPQKAAQRTVTMKPAAVAEEGAA from the coding sequence ATGAAGACACATCCACAGTACGAACCCTGGCTGCAGGGCATGCTCATCATCGCGAAGCACTACCGGCTGGATTTCTCAGCGGAGCATGTGCGGGTCACGATTAACCATGAAAGCCAGTCTCCGCGCCAGCTGGTGCTGGAGGAGATGGCGCGCCAGCTTGGGCTGGGGATGCGTATGGTGGCGGCTGAAGCGGTATCCCTCGATCCGTGGCGCCTTCCGCTGCTGGCGGAATTCACCGGCGGACAAATCGCGGTCATTAACCGCATGGACAGCGAAGGCAACGTCAGCCTGCAGTTTAGCGGCGACGCGGGGCTGGAGACGACGCTGACGCGTGACGAACTCGGGGCGCGGTTAAAAGGGCTGATGGTGTTGCGCCCGCTTGAATCCACGCCGGATGCCCGCGTGGACGACTACATCAAACCCTATGAGAAAAACTGGTTCTGGCAGCTGGCGCTGAAGGACTGGCGACGCTACAGCGACATTATGCTGGTGGCGCTGGTCGCCAACGTGCTGGCGCTCTCCGGCATGGTCTTCTCCATGCAGGTGTACGACAGGGTGGTACCGTCGCAGTCGGAAGCCACGCTGTGGGTCCTGTTTGGCGGCGTGATGATCGCCATCGTGTTCGAATTCATCATGCGCATGCTGCGCGTGCATATTTCTGACGTGGTGGGGAAGCGCGCCGACCTGCGTATCTCTGAACGCGTGTTTGCCCACGCGCTGCGGATTAAAAACGGCGCGCGCTCCAAATCAACCGGATCCTTTATCGCCCAGATCCGCGAGCTGGAGTCGGTGCGCGAGCTCATTACCTCGACCACCATTGCGGCGATTTCCGATCTGCCGTTCTTCCTGCTGTTCGTCTTTATTCTGTGGATGATTGGCGGGCCGCTGGTGCTGGTGGTCCTGCTCGCCGTGCCGCTGCTGCTCATCCCCGGCCTGCTGGTGCAGCGCCCGCTGGGGAAACTCTCCAGCGAAGGGATGCGTGAATCCGCCATCCGTAACGCCACCCTGGTGGAAGCGGTGCAGGGCATTGAAGACATCAAGCTGATGCGCGCCGAGCAGCGTTTCCAGAACCAGTGGAATAACACCAACGACGTTGCCGCCAGCGTCGGCATGAAGCAGCGCTGGCTGACGGGCCTGCTGCTCACCTGGACGCAGGAGGTGCAGTCCATCGTCTACGCGGTGGTGCTGCTGGTGGGCTGTTACCTGGTCATCAGCGGCGACATGACTACCGGTGCGCTGGTGGGAACCTCGATTCTGGCGTCGCGCACCATCGCGCCGCTGTCGCAGATCTCAGGCGTGCTGTCGCGCTGGCAGTCGGCAAAAGTGGCCCGCAAGGGGCTGGACGACCTGATGCAGCGCCCGATTGACGATCCGCAGCACGGCAAGAAGGTGCATAAAGCCCACCTGCGCGGCGACTATGCGCTTGAGGACGTCGGGTTTTATTACGACGAGGAAGAAAAACTCACCGTGCTCAACATCAGCAAGCTGCAGATCCGCGCCGGAGAGCGTGTGGCGGTGCTTGGGCGCAACGGCTCCGGTAAAAGCACGCTGCTGCAGCTGCTGGCGGGCATGCAGGAGCCGCAGCAGGGCAGCATCCTGCTCGACGATATCGCCCTCAATCATCTGGACCCGGCCGACCTGCGTCGCGACATGCAGCTGCTCAGCCAGCAGGCCCGGCTGTTCTTTGGCTCCGTGCGGGACAACATCCTGATGGGGAACCCGTTAGCCACCGACGATGAGATTCATCAGGCGCTGGTCAACAGCGGCGCGCTGGAGTTTGTGCGCAAGCAGAAAATGGGGCTGAACTACATCATCAACGAGGGCGGGGCGGGTCTCTCCGGCGGCCAGCGTCAGGCGCTGCTGCTGGCGCGAGCCCTGATTACCTCGCCGAATATTCTGCTGCTGGATGAGCCTACCGCCTGGCTGGACGAAATGAGCGAGAAGCAGTTTATTCAGCATCTTCACAAATGGCTGGGCAAACGCCGGACGCTGGTCGTGGCGACGCATCGCCTGCCGATCCTGGACCTGGTCGACCGCATCATCGTGCTGGAAAACGGCAAGGTGGTGATGGACGGCCCGCGCGATGCGATCCTGCACCAGCACGGCATGGCGCCGCAGAAAGCCGCGCAGCGCACCGTGACCATGAAGCCAGCGGCGGTTGCAGAGGAGGGCGCGGCATGA
- a CDS encoding GNAT family N-acetyltransferase, translating into MSITIRQARPEDAAAIYAMIYELAVYEKAPEEVVTTPEEIRETLFGAGTKTEALIAECEGKTAGYAVFFTSYSTWLGRNGIYMEDLYVSPEYRGKGAGRSLLKHIAQLAVKRQCGRLEWSVLDWNQPAIDFYLSIGALPQSEWVRYRLDGAALLNFAE; encoded by the coding sequence ATGAGCATCACCATTCGTCAGGCCCGCCCCGAAGATGCGGCGGCAATATACGCCATGATCTACGAGCTGGCGGTGTATGAAAAAGCGCCGGAAGAAGTGGTTACCACGCCGGAGGAGATCCGCGAAACGCTCTTTGGCGCAGGCACAAAAACCGAAGCGTTGATCGCGGAGTGTGAAGGCAAGACTGCCGGCTATGCCGTGTTCTTCACCAGCTATTCGACCTGGCTCGGACGCAACGGGATTTACATGGAAGACCTGTACGTATCCCCGGAGTATCGCGGTAAAGGCGCGGGAAGATCGCTATTGAAACATATCGCGCAGCTCGCGGTAAAACGGCAGTGCGGCCGCCTTGAATGGAGCGTGCTGGACTGGAACCAGCCCGCCATTGATTTTTACCTGAGCATAGGCGCGCTGCCGCAGTCCGAATGGGTTCGCTATCGTCTTGATGGCGCAGCGCTGCTGAATTTTGCCGAATAG